One uncultured Carboxylicivirga sp. genomic window, AGTGATCCTAAAGTACGATTACCATTAACACCTTTTTTAGCATCCGGGTGAATATCATCATCCAAAATCTGAAACTCACATCCGATGGCAGAACCTTTATCTTTATTCAATTCGGTATTTACAAAATACTTAATTCCACTGTTGGCTCCTTTGGTAAATTTAAAATCGACTTCCAGAATAAAGTTTTTATATGGTTGTGTAGTTACAATGTCACCACCATTCTCGGATTCAGCCCCTCCTGATGACTGTACGGATAGGATTCCATCTTGAATAGTCCAGCCATTAGCTGGAAAATCGTCAAGTTTGGCTCCGCGCCAACCTTGTGTTGTTTTTCCATCCCAAAGTAATTTCCAACCGTCAGCGGTTTCATTCTTTGTCAGTGTATTTTTTAAGTAGCTAATTTCAGGAGCTGTTGTTTCAAAATCATAATCAGCCGGAATCTCTTTAATGGTAATATTTCTCCAACGTGTTTTTTTACCGATTGATTCACCCCCGGCAGAGTGAACCTGCAATGCTACAAATCCGGTTTCAATTTCTTCTTCAATCAGATTAGCAATGTTTACCCCATTTAACCAGGTTGCAATTCTGTTTCCAGCAGCAATCACCTTTACCTTATTCCATTCCTGGTTTTTATAAGCCGTTTTAACTTCAGGATTATACTCAACAGGATACCGCCAGTTATTTCGGCTTTGATCATAAATACCTCCTGACCATCCGCGGGGTGAATCATCAGCTTCAACCTGTGGCCCATAAACACTATGGACTCCTCTGGTTTTGTCATATTGACTTCGAATCTGCACGCCACCATTGAGACC contains:
- a CDS encoding DUF1080 domain-containing protein, with the translated sequence MKIRSIVSILFIFALSLQAQKNSTELFNGKNLKGWKPLNGYATYVVEDGAIVGITTEGSPSTYLATKQQFTNFILEYEIKMDAGLNGGVQIRSQYDKTRGVHSVYGPQVEADDSPRGWSGGIYDQSRNNWRYPVEYNPEVKTAYKNQEWNKVKVIAAGNRIATWLNGVNIANLIEEEIETGFVALQVHSAGGESIGKKTRWRNITIKEIPADYDFETTAPEISYLKNTLTKNETADGWKLLWDGKTTQGWRGAKLDDFPANGWTIQDGILSVQSSGGAESENGGDIVTTQPYKNFILEVDFKFTKGANSGIKYFVNTELNKDKGSAIGCEFQILDDDIHPDAKKGVNGNRTLGSLYDLIKASGREYIPSLGPLKYVNQYNWNRARIVVNGKKVEHYLNGCKVVEYERNTQQWRALVAYSKYSIWPGFGEAEEGLILLQDHGDEVHFKNIKIKEL